A window of the Pseudoliparis swirei isolate HS2019 ecotype Mariana Trench chromosome 13, NWPU_hadal_v1, whole genome shotgun sequence genome harbors these coding sequences:
- the mrtfab gene encoding myocardin related transcription factor Ab isoform X14, which translates to MIMLDNHCLSFEPSPPGSSPMGDDMEKAGLMMQHDRLVYYSLKEVLQLKLQQRRTREELVSQGIMPPLKSPAAFHEQRRSLERARTEDYLKRKIRSRPERSELIRMHILEETSAEPSLQAKQLQLKRARLADDLNDKISHRPGPIELVHKNILSVDGQVHSPPDSQKGESSSLDEDSSDALSPDQLTNHDSPPSAIAQPSPSDGNVSSAQFITPSPPPPLPPPPPPPPPPQVNGSDSSPFTNGTMVTLTNSRPSTGHVKSQSKMSSDRPSQRSKKPKDSKPKVKKLKYHQYIPPDQKADKERPLEMDSSYAKLLHQQQLFLQLQILNQQQQHYNYHTILPAPPKPTTEQHPTANSGPSPSRSVPTTTTPVPSNQSGAARQSQTAVGGAKPGTLPANLEEFKVAELKQELKLRSLTVSGTKSDLIERLRNYQEINGGAAAVLKNGNLQGVISAAGAVTSSPTTTTAADHQFREGGFKLDLSSLAQVIPGRVMRFGSTSSSPPMSPTPSERSLAGMSPDETSCNGDMFGEMVSSPLTQLTLHPSPQHPSNMSPLSKVKEETQSSCSLSRPSPGLCQPPEPLCGVAMDTSSFEKDQMLQEKDKQIEELTRMLRQKQRLVETLRSQLEQGKTPGVGIVLKREDSEKSRTPEVKLQTLIKASAIQPPTLPNGIVVKVKKEAEPEEGMEGVTEGLQAKKAAQPMQCSQETLLRLQQIHRLQLQQAEQQKQTLQLKQQQLQRAAEAVSNPQKLQQQQQKKEAHVLLQQQQQLQQLIIQQTQQKQLQAQQKLSQQKLAQLKQTQGPVQLSQQKNQVQLKQVQVQIQRPSGTQTQHRKQLRAQQRQQERRPTAAVATQQASPVFTNPQNGTLIQTQALSLDLLKANGTPTLVTDSNGNHYLIALTGHTADGQNGGSSLAKANGRITLQRLQSTPSKLPSTDNQSKEPPEAEPIKKGLKGGLHLDTNGVPQPNLSVTAPPNLQPFFEDMSDGESQSNLISSLKREEACPPYDRHTLFTPPSPKPNASLPTQRSKENGINSQQMDDLFDILLKSGEIPGFKATPDPSLAPLLSGPPSPPSPPSPLHLSPPSPPEPLVSPRPPAGGPCVGSGRLEDFLEITTGGPLLGVEPGGGLTLIHDLHSQMLSTPSILDHRSSPMDMCDLGFSPHSAGLDFCDPTLDSMDWLDISMVGGGGGAGGGRGGAGDGDGGTSLAPLAPHTPPSVFSTDFLDSSDLQLHWESCL; encoded by the exons ATGATAATGCTGGACAACCATTGCTTGTCCTTTGAGCCCTCCCCCCCGGGCTCTTCTCCAATGGGAGACGACATGGAGAAGGCAGGACTGATGATGCAGCACGACAGACTCGTCTATTACAGCCTGAAAGAAG TCCTCCAGCTCAAACTCCAGCAGAGACGCACACGGGAGGAACTGGTCAGCCAAGGGATCATGCCAC CACTGAAGAGCCCGGCAGCCTTTCACGAGCAGCGGAGGAGTCTGGAGCGAGCGAGG ACCGAGGACTACCTGAAGAGAAAGATCCGGAGTCGTCCCGAGCGTTCCGAGCTGATCAGGATGCACATCCTGGAGG AGACGTCGGCGGAGCCGTCGCTGCAGGCCAAGCAGCTGCAGCTGAAGCGAGCGCGGCTGGCCGACGACCTCAACGACAAGATCTCCCACCGACCCGGGCCCATCGAGCTGGTGCACAAGAACATCCTGTCTGTGGACGGCCAAGTGCACTCACCGCCgg ATTCTCAGAAGGGAGAGAGCTCGTCTTTAGACGAAGACAGCAGCGACGCGCTGTCGCCGGACCAGCTGACCAATCACGACTCTCCCCCGAGTGCCATCGCTCAGCCGTCCCCCTCCGACGGGAACGTGTCCTCCGCACAG TTCATCACAccgtcgcctcctcctcctcttcctcctcctccgccaccgcctcctcctccccaggtgAATGGGTCAGACTCCTCCCCATTCACAAATGGGACGATGGTGACCTTAACAAACTCCCGCCCCTCCACTGGACATGTCAAG TCTCAGTCTAAGATGAGTTCAGACCGTCCTTCACAGAGATCCAAGAAACCAAAGGACAGCAAACCCAAG GTGAAGAAGCTGAAGTACCACCAGTACATCCCTCCGGACCAGAAGGCCGATAAAGAGCGTCCGCTGGAGATGGACTCGTCCTACGCCaagctcctccaccagcagcagcttttCCTGCAGCTGCAGATCCTCAACCAGCAACAGCAGCACTATAACTACCACACCATCCTGCCCGCCCCCCCCAA GCCGACGACCGAGCAGCATCCGACAGCAAActctggcccctccccctcccgcaGTGTTCCCACGACGACCACGCCCGTCCCCTCCAATCAGAGCGGGGCTGCCCGGCAGAGTCAAActgcagtgggaggagccaaacCAGGCACTCTGCCCGCCAACCTGGAAGAGTTCAAA GTCGCCGAGTTAAAACAGGAACTGAAGTTGCGTAGTTTGACCGTCTCGGGCACCAAGAGCGATCTGATCGAGCGGCTCCGCAACTACCAGGAGATAAATGGCGGCGCCGCGGCGGTTTTGAAAAATGGCAACCTGCAGGGCGTGATCTCAGCCGCCGGCGCCGTCACGTCCTCTCCGACCACAACCACCGCCGCCGACCACCAATTCAGAGAGGGCGGGTTTAAGTTGGACCTGTCGTCGTTGGCTCAGGTGATTCCAGGACGGGTCATGCGATTCGGCAGCACCAGCTCCAGCCCTCCGATGTCGCCCACTCCCTCCGAGAGGTCGCTGGCCGGGATGAGTCCGGATGAGACGAGCTGTAATGGAGACATGTTCGGAGAGATG GTGAGCTCTCCCCTGACCCAGCTCACTCTGCACCCTTCTCCTCAGCACCCGTCGAACATGTCTCCGCTCTCCAAGGTCAAAGAGGAGACGCAGAGCTCGTGCAGCCTTTCCAGGCCTTCGCCCGGCTTGTGTCAGCCTCCGGAGCCCCTGTGTGGCGTTGCCATGGATACGTCCTCTTTTGAAAAGGACCAGATGCTCCAGGAGAAGGACAAGCAGATTGAGGAGTTGACCCGGATGCTGAGGCAGAAGCAGCGGCTGGTGGAGACCCTCCGGTCCCAACTGGAGCAGGGCAAGACGCCCGGCGTGGGGATCGTGTTGAAGAGGGAAGACAGTGAGAAGAGTAGAACCCCAGAGGTTAAACTTCAAACTCTGATAAAAGCCTCTGCCATTCAGCCCCCCACTCTGCCCAACGGCATCGTGGTGAAGGTGAAGAAGGAGGCGGAGCCcgaggaggggatggagggagtaACGGAGGGGCTGCAGGCAAAGAAAGCGGCGCAGCCGATGCAGTGCTCTCAGGAGACTCTGCTCAGGCTGCAGCAGATTCATCGGCTGCAGCTCCAACAGGCCGAGCAGCAGAAACAGACACTGCAGCTCAAGCAGCAGCAACTGCAGAGAGCGGCGGAGGCCGTGTCCAACCCTCAgaagctccagcagcagcagcagaagaaaGAGGCCCACGTcctgctccagcagcagcagcagctgcagcaactCATCATACAGCAAACTCAACAGAAACAGCTCCAGGCGCAGCAGAAACTCAGTCAACAGAAGCTGGCGCAGCTCAAACAAACTCAAGGGCCGGTTCAACTAAGCCAACAGAAGAACCAGGTTCAGCTGAAGCAGGTTCAGGTTCAGAtccagaggccttcagggacccagacccagcacaggaagcagctgagggctcagcagcggcagcaggagAGGCGACCAACGGCAGCTGTCGCCACGCAACAG GCGAGCCCAGTCTTTACCAACCCACAGAACGgcactctgatccaaactcagGCTCTTTCGTTGGACCTCCTCAAGGCCAATGGCACACCGACACTCGTCACCGACAGCAACGGCAACCACTACCTGATCGCTCTCACCGGCCACACCGCGGACGGACAGAACGGAGGCTCCTCATTGGCCAAAGCCAACGGCCGCATCACACTGCAG agGTTGCAGTCGACTCCAAGTAAACTCCCCAGCACTGACAACCAATCAAAGGAGCCACCAGAGGCCGAGCCAATCAAAAAG GGACTGAAGGGAGGACTCCACCTGGACACCAACGGCGTCCCTCAACCCAACCTCTCCGTCACCGCGCCGCCCAACCTGCAGCCTTTCTTTGAAGACATGTCGGACGGGGAAAGCCAAAGCAACTTAATCTCGTCGCTCAAG agagaggaggcgtgTCCGCCGTATGATCGGCACACACTGTtcacccctccctctcccaaACCCAACGCCTCCCTTCCTACTCAACGCTCTAAA GAGAATGGCATCAACAGTCAGCAAATGGACGACCTGTTTGACATCCTGCTCAAGAGTGGAG AAATCCCCGGCTTCAAGGCCACCCCGGACCCGTCCCTCGCCCCTCTCCTCTCCGGACCACCCTCCccgccctctcctccgtctcccctccacctctcccctccttcccctcccgaGCCTCTCGTCTCCCCGCGGCCTCCCGCCGGCGGGCCGTGCGTGGGCAGCGGACGCCTGGAAGACTTCCTGGAGATCACGACGGGCGGCCCCCTGCTGGGCGTGGAGCCCGGCGGCGGCCTGACGCTGATCCACGACCTTCACAGCCAGATGCTGAGCACGCCGAGCATCCTGGACCACCGCTCCTCCCCGATGGACATGTGCGACCTCGGCTTCTCCCCCCACTCCGCGGGGCTGGACTTTTGCGACCCCACCCTGGACAGCATGGACTGGCTGGATATCTCCATGgtggggggcggcggcggcgcaggCGGAGGAAGAGGCGGAGCCGGCGACGGAGACGGCGGAACGAGCCTGGCGCCGCTGGCGCCGCACACTCCACCCAGCGTCTTCTCGACGGATTTTCTGGACAGCTCGGACCTGCAGCTGCACTGGGAGTCGTGTCTGTag
- the mrtfab gene encoding myocardin related transcription factor Ab isoform X5, which produces MIMLDNHCLSFEPSPPGSSPMGDDMEKAGLMMQHDRLVYYSLKEVLQLKLQQRRTREELVSQGIMPPLKSPAAFHEQRRSLERARTEDYLKRKIRSRPERSELIRMHILEVCSAETSAEPSLQAKQLQLKRARLADDLNDKISHRPGPIELVHKNILSVDGQVHSPPDSQKGESSSLDEDSSDALSPDQLTNHDSPPSAIAQPSPSDGNVSSAQFITPSPPPPLPPPPPPPPPPQVNGSDSSPFTNGTMVTLTNSRPSTGHVKSQSKMSSDRPSQRSKKPKDSKPKVKKLKYHQYIPPDQKADKERPLEMDSSYAKLLHQQQLFLQLQILNQQQQHYNYHTILPAPPKPTTEQHPTANSGPSPSRSVPTTTTPVPSNQSGAARQSQTAVGGAKPGTLPANLEEFKVAELKQELKLRSLTVSGTKSDLIERLRNYQEINGGAAAVLKNGNLQGVISAAGAVTSSPTTTTAADHQFREGGFKLDLSSLAQVIPGRVMRFGSTSSSPPMSPTPSERSLAGMSPDETSCNGDMFGEMVSSPLTQLTLHPSPQHPSNMSPLSKVKEETQSSCSLSRPSPGLCQPPEPLCGVAMDTSSFEKDQMLQEKDKQIEELTRMLRQKQRLVETLRSQLEQGKTPGVGIVLKREDSEKSRTPEVKLQTLIKASAIQPPTLPNGIVVKVKKEAEPEEGMEGVTEGLQAKKAAQPMQCSQETLLRLQQIHRLQLQQAEQQKQTLQLKQQQLQRAAEAVSNPQKLQQQQQKKEAHVLLQQQQQLQQLIIQQTQQKQLQAQQKLSQQKLAQLKQTQGPVQLSQQKNQVQLKQVQVQIQRPSGTQTQHRKQLRAQQRQQERRPTAAVATQQASPVFTNPQNGTLIQTQALSLDLLKANGTPTLVTDSNGNHYLIALTGHTADGQNGGSSLAKANGRITLQRLQSTPSKLPSTDNQSKEPPEAEPIKKGLKGGLHLDTNGVPQPNLSVTAPPNLQPFFEDMSDGESQSNLISSLKREEACPPYDRHTLFTPPSPKPNASLPTQRSKQENGINSQQMDDLFDILLKSGEIPGFKATPDPSLAPLLSGPPSPPSPPSPLHLSPPSPPEPLVSPRPPAGGPCVGSGRLEDFLEITTGGPLLGVEPGGGLTLIHDLHSQMLSTPSILDHRSSPMDMCDLGFSPHSAGLDFCDPTLDSMDWLDISMVGGGGGAGGGRGGAGDGDGGTSLAPLAPHTPPSVFSTDFLDSSDLQLHWESCL; this is translated from the exons ATGATAATGCTGGACAACCATTGCTTGTCCTTTGAGCCCTCCCCCCCGGGCTCTTCTCCAATGGGAGACGACATGGAGAAGGCAGGACTGATGATGCAGCACGACAGACTCGTCTATTACAGCCTGAAAGAAG TCCTCCAGCTCAAACTCCAGCAGAGACGCACACGGGAGGAACTGGTCAGCCAAGGGATCATGCCAC CACTGAAGAGCCCGGCAGCCTTTCACGAGCAGCGGAGGAGTCTGGAGCGAGCGAGG ACCGAGGACTACCTGAAGAGAAAGATCCGGAGTCGTCCCGAGCGTTCCGAGCTGATCAGGATGCACATCCTGGAG GTATGCTCCGCAGAGACGTCGGCGGAGCCGTCGCTGCAGGCCAAGCAGCTGCAGCTGAAGCGAGCGCGGCTGGCCGACGACCTCAACGACAAGATCTCCCACCGACCCGGGCCCATCGAGCTGGTGCACAAGAACATCCTGTCTGTGGACGGCCAAGTGCACTCACCGCCgg ATTCTCAGAAGGGAGAGAGCTCGTCTTTAGACGAAGACAGCAGCGACGCGCTGTCGCCGGACCAGCTGACCAATCACGACTCTCCCCCGAGTGCCATCGCTCAGCCGTCCCCCTCCGACGGGAACGTGTCCTCCGCACAG TTCATCACAccgtcgcctcctcctcctcttcctcctcctccgccaccgcctcctcctccccaggtgAATGGGTCAGACTCCTCCCCATTCACAAATGGGACGATGGTGACCTTAACAAACTCCCGCCCCTCCACTGGACATGTCAAG TCTCAGTCTAAGATGAGTTCAGACCGTCCTTCACAGAGATCCAAGAAACCAAAGGACAGCAAACCCAAG GTGAAGAAGCTGAAGTACCACCAGTACATCCCTCCGGACCAGAAGGCCGATAAAGAGCGTCCGCTGGAGATGGACTCGTCCTACGCCaagctcctccaccagcagcagcttttCCTGCAGCTGCAGATCCTCAACCAGCAACAGCAGCACTATAACTACCACACCATCCTGCCCGCCCCCCCCAA GCCGACGACCGAGCAGCATCCGACAGCAAActctggcccctccccctcccgcaGTGTTCCCACGACGACCACGCCCGTCCCCTCCAATCAGAGCGGGGCTGCCCGGCAGAGTCAAActgcagtgggaggagccaaacCAGGCACTCTGCCCGCCAACCTGGAAGAGTTCAAA GTCGCCGAGTTAAAACAGGAACTGAAGTTGCGTAGTTTGACCGTCTCGGGCACCAAGAGCGATCTGATCGAGCGGCTCCGCAACTACCAGGAGATAAATGGCGGCGCCGCGGCGGTTTTGAAAAATGGCAACCTGCAGGGCGTGATCTCAGCCGCCGGCGCCGTCACGTCCTCTCCGACCACAACCACCGCCGCCGACCACCAATTCAGAGAGGGCGGGTTTAAGTTGGACCTGTCGTCGTTGGCTCAGGTGATTCCAGGACGGGTCATGCGATTCGGCAGCACCAGCTCCAGCCCTCCGATGTCGCCCACTCCCTCCGAGAGGTCGCTGGCCGGGATGAGTCCGGATGAGACGAGCTGTAATGGAGACATGTTCGGAGAGATG GTGAGCTCTCCCCTGACCCAGCTCACTCTGCACCCTTCTCCTCAGCACCCGTCGAACATGTCTCCGCTCTCCAAGGTCAAAGAGGAGACGCAGAGCTCGTGCAGCCTTTCCAGGCCTTCGCCCGGCTTGTGTCAGCCTCCGGAGCCCCTGTGTGGCGTTGCCATGGATACGTCCTCTTTTGAAAAGGACCAGATGCTCCAGGAGAAGGACAAGCAGATTGAGGAGTTGACCCGGATGCTGAGGCAGAAGCAGCGGCTGGTGGAGACCCTCCGGTCCCAACTGGAGCAGGGCAAGACGCCCGGCGTGGGGATCGTGTTGAAGAGGGAAGACAGTGAGAAGAGTAGAACCCCAGAGGTTAAACTTCAAACTCTGATAAAAGCCTCTGCCATTCAGCCCCCCACTCTGCCCAACGGCATCGTGGTGAAGGTGAAGAAGGAGGCGGAGCCcgaggaggggatggagggagtaACGGAGGGGCTGCAGGCAAAGAAAGCGGCGCAGCCGATGCAGTGCTCTCAGGAGACTCTGCTCAGGCTGCAGCAGATTCATCGGCTGCAGCTCCAACAGGCCGAGCAGCAGAAACAGACACTGCAGCTCAAGCAGCAGCAACTGCAGAGAGCGGCGGAGGCCGTGTCCAACCCTCAgaagctccagcagcagcagcagaagaaaGAGGCCCACGTcctgctccagcagcagcagcagctgcagcaactCATCATACAGCAAACTCAACAGAAACAGCTCCAGGCGCAGCAGAAACTCAGTCAACAGAAGCTGGCGCAGCTCAAACAAACTCAAGGGCCGGTTCAACTAAGCCAACAGAAGAACCAGGTTCAGCTGAAGCAGGTTCAGGTTCAGAtccagaggccttcagggacccagacccagcacaggaagcagctgagggctcagcagcggcagcaggagAGGCGACCAACGGCAGCTGTCGCCACGCAACAG GCGAGCCCAGTCTTTACCAACCCACAGAACGgcactctgatccaaactcagGCTCTTTCGTTGGACCTCCTCAAGGCCAATGGCACACCGACACTCGTCACCGACAGCAACGGCAACCACTACCTGATCGCTCTCACCGGCCACACCGCGGACGGACAGAACGGAGGCTCCTCATTGGCCAAAGCCAACGGCCGCATCACACTGCAG agGTTGCAGTCGACTCCAAGTAAACTCCCCAGCACTGACAACCAATCAAAGGAGCCACCAGAGGCCGAGCCAATCAAAAAG GGACTGAAGGGAGGACTCCACCTGGACACCAACGGCGTCCCTCAACCCAACCTCTCCGTCACCGCGCCGCCCAACCTGCAGCCTTTCTTTGAAGACATGTCGGACGGGGAAAGCCAAAGCAACTTAATCTCGTCGCTCAAG agagaggaggcgtgTCCGCCGTATGATCGGCACACACTGTtcacccctccctctcccaaACCCAACGCCTCCCTTCCTACTCAACGCTCTAAA CAGGAGAATGGCATCAACAGTCAGCAAATGGACGACCTGTTTGACATCCTGCTCAAGAGTGGAG AAATCCCCGGCTTCAAGGCCACCCCGGACCCGTCCCTCGCCCCTCTCCTCTCCGGACCACCCTCCccgccctctcctccgtctcccctccacctctcccctccttcccctcccgaGCCTCTCGTCTCCCCGCGGCCTCCCGCCGGCGGGCCGTGCGTGGGCAGCGGACGCCTGGAAGACTTCCTGGAGATCACGACGGGCGGCCCCCTGCTGGGCGTGGAGCCCGGCGGCGGCCTGACGCTGATCCACGACCTTCACAGCCAGATGCTGAGCACGCCGAGCATCCTGGACCACCGCTCCTCCCCGATGGACATGTGCGACCTCGGCTTCTCCCCCCACTCCGCGGGGCTGGACTTTTGCGACCCCACCCTGGACAGCATGGACTGGCTGGATATCTCCATGgtggggggcggcggcggcgcaggCGGAGGAAGAGGCGGAGCCGGCGACGGAGACGGCGGAACGAGCCTGGCGCCGCTGGCGCCGCACACTCCACCCAGCGTCTTCTCGACGGATTTTCTGGACAGCTCGGACCTGCAGCTGCACTGGGAGTCGTGTCTGTag